In the Commensalibacter nepenthis genome, AGTTTGTTGATGTTGCTTATTTCTTTTGGTTTGCTATTTTTTATCACTATCGTTCAACGTTGGATTAAACCCCATCGGTTAATTTGGTTTATTACCCATTTATCGTTGCCCTTTTTTTCTAAAAAGAAATCATCATGACACCAATAAGATATAAACAAACTGCATTCAAAAGATTATTTCTTTTGACACTCACATGGATTGTGTTTGGTGTTATTTTTATAGCACCTTTGTCGGTTATTTTAATCGAAGGGCTTTCCAAAGGTTTAGGTTTTTTTTGGCATACTTTCGCCAATCCTATTGCTTTATCCGCTTTAAAACTAACTCTGTTTGCAACAATTGTTTCTGTTATTTTAAATGTAATTTTTGGGGTAATGGCTGCATGGTGTGTTACTAAATATGATTTTGTTGGGAAAAGCTTACTGACTACTTTGATCGATTTGCCTTTTTCTATTTCCCCAATCATTGTGGGGTTAATCTATACATTACTTTATGGTTCACAAAGTATTTTATACCCTTTTTTAATGGAGTATAATTTACAGGTGATTTACGCTGTTCCAGGCATTGTCCTTGCAACCATTTTTGTCACCTTTCCTTTTGTCGCTCGTTCACTGATTTCTTTGATGCAAGAACAAGGAACTATCGAAGAAGAAGCTGCACGTTTATTGGGTGCCAGTGGATGGCAGATTTTTTGGTTAGTGACCTTTCCCAATATCCGTTGGGCTTTATTGCATGGTGTGGTGATGTGTACAGCCAGAGCTATGGGAGAATTTGGTGCTGTATCGATTATTTCTGGTCATATTGAAGGACTAACCAATACCTTACCTTTACAAATAGAAATTTTATATAATGAATATAACGCCACTGCTGCCTTCAGCATCTCCATTATCTTGTTATTGATGGCAATAATTGTCTTATTTATAAGACAATGGTGCGAACGCAAGATCACTACTATAAATTCCAAAACAGGGCAATAAAATGAATATCCGTATTAAAGAATTGAATAAATATTTTAATCAATTTCACGTTTTACAAAATATCAACTTAGATATTCGTAAAGGCGAACTCATTGCCTTGCTTGGTCCTTCAGGCTGTGGAAAAACCAGCCTCTTACGTATTATCGCAGGGCTAGAACAACCCAGCTCTGGTCAGATATTTTTTAACGATCAAGATATTTCAAACAAAGATATCCGTGAGCGTCGCATCGGATATATGTTTCAACATTTTGCTCTGTTCCGACATATGACTGTATTGGAAAATATTTCTTTTGGATTGCGTGTAAAACCTAAAAAAGAAAGACCATCCGCCTCGGATATTTCAGCAAAAGCAAAACATCTATTAGATATGGTTCAACTGAGTAATCTAGCAAATCGATATCCAGACGAATTATCAGGCGGACAAAAGCAGCGCGTTGCATTGGCACGGGCTTTGGTAATCGATCCGAGTGTATTACTATTGGACGAACCTTTTTCTGCCTTAGACACCAAAGTCAGAAGAGAGCTGCGACAATGGTTATCGAACTTGCATCATGAGATTCAATTGACCAGCGTTTTTGTAACCCATGACCAAGAAGAAGCAATGGAGATCGCCGATCGTGTGGTGATTATGAACAAAGGAATTATTGAACAAATTGGCTCACCCAAAGAAATATTAGACACCCCAAAAAATGATTTTGTTTATCACTTTCTTGGCGAAACCAATCATTTTTCAGTGGGTGAACAAAATTTTCAATTCAGACCACATGAAGTTATTCTCAGCATTCATATTGAAAAAGCTGGATATTTCGAAGCAACAGCGCTGGATATTCGCCCTCTTGGTGCCGTGACGAAAATTATATTAAAACCCAAAGACAGCGACTATCCTATTGAAGCCCAGGTACCCAATACTACTCGTAATCTAAGTAGTTTAAAAAAAGGAGATATCGTTTATTTCAGACCTATTATGGATTTTGAGATTTAAAATCCCTAGAAAACCTAGGCGGAATAATTCACTATTTTATTTTGTTAATTATATGGAGATCCTATAAAAAACGATATTTTTATTGATTTATTTCAAAAAATTCATTAAATACATATAAATAAAGTATTATACAAATAACATTCTATTAACCATCTACCTTTTTCATATCTTTTTTGTTAAAAGATAGGTTCTAATCATACCAAAGGATTTTTGTTTTACATCGCTTCCTATTTTCTTTTTTCAGCAAAGCTTACATATAATGACCCCGATAGAACTATACTCTAAAAAACCCAGTGAATTTTATGAACGTAAACTGCTTGAAACTCAAGAAATCCTGCAAAATGCCGTCGCAGAATATGGTCCAATCGTTCAAGCCACTAGCCTTGGGGTAGAGGATATGGTCATTACAGATTTTATTCATCGTTTAGGATTACCTATTTCTATTGCGATGTTAGATACAAAGAAATTACATCAGCAAACGTTGGATCTTAAAGATCAAGCAGAATCTCATTATAATCTGGAAATCAAAACCTATTATCCTGATGAAGATCAAGTGGCTGAATATGTTCAAAAAAACGGTGAAAATGGGATTTTTGAATCCGTTGACCTGCGCAAAGAATGTTGCCATATTCGTAAATTAGTGCCTCTTAAAGCTCTTTTAAAAGGGCATGAAGCTTGGATTACAGGCTTACGCAAAGAACAATCAAATTTTAGAGCCAATTTAGAAGTCATTGAACAAGAGAACCCAAGCGATGCAACACAACCCAAAGTAAAAATTAATCCTTTATTGGATTGGACAATTGGGGATATTTGGCGTTATGTCAAAGAAAATAATGTTCCATATAATCCCTTACATGACCAGTTTTATGTTAGCATTGGATGCGAACCTTGCACCCGTGCGATTGCGTTGGGTGAAGATTTCCGTGCTGGGCGTTGGTGGTGGGAACAAGAAGGCGCAAAAGAATGCGGTTTACATGTTCACGCAACATCTTCTTTATCAAACAGACCTTCAAAATAATAACGATTTGAATTCAGACTTAAAGGCAATTTTATGACGTCTCATTCACCCAATTTATATACCCCTCTCTCTGATCTAGAAGAAGAATCTATCTTTATCATGAGAGAAGTTGCAGGTTCTTTTGAACGCCCTGCACTGCTATTTTCAGGCGGAAAAGATTCTTGTGTTATGTTACGTTTGGCGGAAAAAGCATTCGGGCAAGGTCAATTTCCTTTCCCCTTATTAATGATTGATACAGGGCATAATTTTCCAGAAGTTGTTGAATTCCGTGATCGTAGAGCCAAAGAACTTGATGCAAAGTTGATCGTTCGCAGCGTTGAAGATTCTATGAAACGCGGAACAGTTAGACTAAGCCATCCTTTGGAAAGCCGTAACCCTCATCAATCAGTTACTTTACTAGAAGCAATTGAAGAGTTCCGTTTTGATGCGTTGCTGGGTGGCGCAAGGCGTGATGAAGAAAAAGCTCGGGCAAAAGAACGTATTTTTTCTCATCGTGACTCTTTTGGTCAATGGCAACCCAAAGCTCAACGTCCTGAATTATGGAATATTTTCAATACACGCATTTTACCTGATGAGAATTTCCGTGTTTTCCCAATTTCAAATTGGACAGAGTTCGATGTATGGAAATATATTGCACAAGAAGAAATCCCACTGCCTAATTTATATTATGCACATCAACGCCAAGTGATCCCTCGCAAAGGGTTATTGGTTCCTGTAACCGATGTTACCCCCGTGCAAGAAGGAGAAACCATTGAAACCAGAACTGTGCGCTTCCGTACTGTTGGCGATATGACTTGTACTTGCCCGATCGAAAGTAATGCTGCTAATGCCAATGATATTGTCAAGGAAACTGCCGCTGTAACCATCAGCGAACGGGGCGCAACACGTATGGATGACCAAACCTCTGAAGCATCTATGGAGAAACGTAAACTTGAAGGTTATTTCTAAGTTCACGCTGTCATCATTTTAACTCTTGAGGAAACGATTTTATGTCATCTTTACAAAACAAACATACCCTTAAATTCTTAACGGCTGGCAGCGTCGACGATGGGAAAAGCACCCTGATCGGGCGTTTATTATTAGATAGCAAAGCCATCCTTGCTGACCAACTTTCTGGTATTCAACATAAACTTGCTGATGATGAATCCTATGATTTGGCAAAACTAACCGATGGATTACAAGCCGAACGTGAACAAGGCATTACGATTGACGTTGCCTATCGTTATTTTACCACGCCAGAACGTAAATTCATTATTGCAGATGCCCCTGGTCATGAACAATATACACGGAATATGGTTACTGCTGCCAGCAGCAGTGATGCTGCTGTAATTTTGGTTGATGTAACCAAAATCAATTGGGAAGATAAAGTTGTTAATCTATTACCCCAAACACGTCGTCATACCTTGTTGGCTAATTTATTGAAAGTGCCTTCTATTTTGTTTGCGATTAATAAATTAGACGCGATCAAAGACCCAGATACAGCTTTTATCAATGTCAAACGTACATTGGAAAAATTTACACAACAAGCAAATATCACGATTACCAATATTATTCCTATTTCCGCATTAAAAGGGTTAAATATTACCGCTCGTAATGCCGATAAACATGGGAATATTCTTTGTGAAAAAGTCTATCAAGGTCCTAGTCTATTAGAAGCCTTAACAGCCCTTCCTTCTCATGTTGCTTCGGATACACAAGCCTTTCATTTTCCCGTTCAATTTGTGCAAAAATTACAAGAAGCACATGATGGTTCATCAACCCAACATGGTCGTCGTATTTTTTGGGGAAGAATCGCAGCAGGAGGTGTTAAAATTGGAGATGAATTAATCGTTCAACCTTCTGGTGCCAAAGCAAAAATCAGCAAAATCTTTGCAAATGCATTACAAGGAGAACTACAACGCGCATCGACTGGACAATCTGTCGGATTAATCTTGGATCAAGAAATTGATGTGTCTCGTGGAGATTGGTTGCTAGCACCGTCGTCACCATCGGCACAAAAAGAAGCCAAAGCAACCTTGGCTTGGTTAGATGATGAACCTTTAGTTGTCGGACGTGCTTATTGGTTAAAACATGGGCATCGTTGGATTAAAACCAAAATTGCTTCAATTAATCATCATCTCAATATTCATACATTGGAAACCGAGCCTGCTGAAAATCTGGATAAAAACAGTATTGGAGAAGTTTCTTTAATCTTACAACAACCTATTCCTGTTTTGCCTTATCATGATGCCAAAGACGTTGGTGCTGCGATCCTTGTCGATACCGCCACCAACCGCACAGCAGGAGCTGTCTTATTTAAATAATTTAAAATCTTACAGAGGGATGAATGATTAGAGCATTTAAAGATGATGATTTAGATCAAGTAATGACTATTTGGTTAAAACAAAATCTACTGGTCTTGTCGCAAATAGTGAATTGATATGTAATATCCATAAAGCTAGCTAATTTAGACGGGTATATTATTATTTAGACCGAATATGCTTTGAATGAGTTTTATTTGTTCGTTGATTGTCCATTTTCCTTTAAAACCCAGTCCTTTTTTAATCCAGAGAATGGCCTCATATCCTTTAAGTGTTTTTCTTGCGGTATGAAAAGATTGAAAGCAACCATTCTTTGGGATAATTCTCTTTACTCTAAAATGATCATTTTCTATTCCCTGTTGTAAAGATTTCTTTGTTTCATGAACGCAGTGATTGGGAAGGATATACTCATTCTTCATGGTTTGTATGGTTTTTGGAAACGGTAATGCTTTATCTGTTCCAATATGGGTTGGAGCGAATAGACCCTCTTCTTTAAATGCTTTTATAAAAAAGCGTTGTGCTGCTTTGATATTTCTTTTAGCTGTTAATAAGAAATCAATAGCAGTTCCATTCTTATCAATGGCTCTATATAGATACTTCCACTGACCTTTTACCTTGATATAGGTTTCATCAATCCTCACCTCACCACAATGGGGTTTTCTATAGCTTCTCAAACGTTTTTCTAATAGTGGTGCATAGCGTAATACCCAACGATTTAACGTGCTATGATCAACGCTTACTCCACGCTCTAAAAACAATTCCTCAATATCTCGATAGCTAAGACAATAGCGTAAATACCAGTTTACCGCTTGGATAATCATCACCCCACTAAAGTGGCGACCTTTAAAATCATCCTTAGACCTTAATATAAGCTTGCTATAGATACCAATAGACATAAATCGTTCCTAAAATATAAATACTCACTCCATTTCTACATCATACTAAAATACATAATTAAATTTGCGACTAGACCGAAAAATCTGAAGCTTTAGGAAAAACTAATCCTTTTGAGAATATTACTGTAAACAACGCGAACAATTCCTACAATTTAAAAGCGATATAGTTTTTCTATATTGCTTTTTTTGTGCTAGAAAGAGTGTAATAATCACCCTTCAATCAATTGTAATTTAAACCAATGATTTCTGATTTCTTTAAAAAGAATTTTATTCAAAATTGCCTTGTTGTAATTCTAAGGGCGTATTTAAAATTTGCGCTGCAAACAACACGTTGGCAATTTGAAGTCGAATCAGAAGCACAATTATTATTGACATGCCAAGGGGATGAACCTGCTTTGGTTCTTTTTTGGCATGAGTGTTTGGTATTAAGCCCTCGTTTATGGTGGTGGGCATTACCACAAAATCCCTTTTTAAAACTTTATGTATTAATTAGCCGTAATACAGAGGGACGTTTAATAACACAGATTGTAAAACCTTGGGGAATTTTAGCAGTAAAAGGTTCATCCAGTAAAAATGGTCAAGATAAAGGTGGAACCGCAGCTTTTCGTGAGTTGTTAAAGTATATAAAAGCTGGACATTTGGTCGTTATTACCCCCGACGGTCCCAGAGGGCCGAGACATCATTGTCACGAGGGAGCTTTAAAACTGGCATTATATTCTAAAAGGAAAATTGTTCCCGTTGGTGCTTATTGTCATTCTATTCGATTAAACACATGGGACAAATTGATGATTCCTTTGCCATTTGGTAAGGGAAAGATAGTTTGTGGAAAACCTATGAGGGTAACCCGTGAAAATTATGATACAATCGCAACTGAAATTACCAATGCACTTAATGATATGACCAGTAAAGCACAAAAATAATGTCATCTCATCAGCAGTTTTCTACATTTTTATTTACTTGGAAAATGATTGGGGCTGTTTTACCCCCTTTACTCAAACCATATTTACGTCATCGCTGTAAAAAAGAAAAAGAGATAGAGGGACGATTATCTGAACGGATGGGAATGGCATCACTTCCTCGCAAGCCTGGCAGCCTGATCCATTTTCATGCGGCTAGTGTTGGAGAGGTGATTTCTATTTTTCCGATCGTTACTGAGTTATATAAAATCGATCGGCAGCAAAATTTCTTGATTACGACGGGGACGGTTACTTCATTTCACATTGTGCAACAACATTTTTCTAGTGATTCAGAATTATCAGAACATATCCAACATCAGTTTATTCCTTTGGATGTACCAAAATGGGTTGATCGCTTTGTTTCTTATTGGCAGCCATCATTAAGCGTCATTGTCGAGAGCGAGCTTTGGCCTAACCTTATTGATGCTTTTTCTAAACATTCTGTGCCAGTTGCATTAATTAATGCACGTTTATCGGATCGTTCTTTTAAGACATGGTATCGTTTTCAAAAAACAGCATTCTCTTTGTTATCAAAGTTTAAGTGGATTGCTGCGAGGTCTCTTCACGATCAATATAATTTTGAACAATTAGGTGTAAAAGCAGCATATCTGGGTGATATTAAACAAATTGCCCCAGAGCTTTCTTGTGATTTACAAGCGTTAAATTCTCTTCAAGAGTTATTTAAAAATAAACCAACTTGGTTAGCGGCATCTACGCATACTATGGAAGAAATCGTTATTGCTGAGGCGCATAAAGCTCTCAAAAAAACATATCCAGAATTGATTACGATCATTGTGCCACGCCATCCAGAACGTAGCACAGAGGTTATAGAACAGATTGGAAGGTTACCTCGGCGAAGTTTAAAACAACTGCCAGATGAGGGTGGATTATGGTTATGCGATACGTTGGGAGAGTTGGGATTATTTTATCGCTTGTGTGATATTGTCTTTATTGGAAATAGTTTAAACAACACGCCTAAGGGTGGGGGACATAATCCATTTGAACCAGCAAAATTACATTGTGCAATTGCTTCTGGGGATAAAATTTATAATTTTAAAGAGGCTTATCGTTTGTTAGAAGAGGCTGTGACCATTACACCTAATATAGAGGCTTTGGTTGCTTGGGTTGATGAGATGTTATGCAACTCTCAGAAACGCGAAGATTACGCACAAAAAGCCTTACAAATTATGGATCAGCAAAGTCTTCTTGCTTATGATATTGCCTCTCATTTATATTCTTTAAAAGTTTAATGATTATGAAAGCTCCGTCTTTTTGGCAAAAGAACCCTCCGACTTTGATGGCAAGGGCATTAACGCCTTTTTCTTTGATAACTCAATGGATTACAAAACGACGTTTGTCAAAACTACAATGGAAAGCCTCTGTTCCTGTGATTTGTTGTGGGAATTTAACCGTAGGTGGAACAGGAAAAACAACCATTGCTTTGGAGTTAGGAAAATATTTCCAACTAGAGTATAAGATTGCGTTTTTAACACGAGGATATAAACGTAAAAATCGAACAACAGATCCTGTTTTGGTCAATCCAACCTTTCATACGGTAGAAGATGTTGGGGACGAGGCTTTATTACTAGCACAACACGCACCTACATGGGTGGCCGCTAATCGTGCAGAATCAGCACAGGCAGCGATCCAGAATGGTGCTGAATTATTGATTATGGATGATGGATTTCAGAATCCGACTTTGTATCAAGATATGCCATTATTAGTGATCGATGGAGCAACAGGGTTTGGGAATTACAAAGCCTTGCCTGCTGGGCCTTTGCGAGAATCTTTTGATGATGGTTTATCTCGTGCCAAAGCTTGTATTTTGATCGGTGACGATCAAACCAATATTTTAAAAATACTGCCTAAAAACATGTTGGTTTTTCAAAGTTTTTTAGAGATGGATCAATCTATTGAGGAATATTCTGGAAAATCGGTGATTGCTTTTGCAGGGATTGGTCGTCCAGACAAGTTTTTCGATGCATTAATTGATAACCAACTGCATCTTATAGAAAAGAAATCTTTTCCCGATCATCATTTTTATAGTTCTATAGAGTTAGAACAATTACTATTGTTAAAGCATCACTATCAAATCCCTTTGGTTACGACCCCCAAAGACTATGTGCGATTACCCTCTGTATTTCAGAGCCATGTTATTCCTTTGGGGGTTCATTTGAAATGGCAGAATCAGCAGACTTTGCCTGAATTACAGAGGATTTTGGATGCCATGTTTGCCCAGGACGCATAGGGATAAATTGATTAACAGGCAATAAGCGATCTCTTAGAACACCATATAATGTATGAACAGGTTCATAGGCTTCTTCGCTGCTTAATTGAAACGTTCCCCAATGAATGCCAAGTGCTTGCTTTGCTCCACAATCAAGGAAAATCTTAACTGCTTCTTCTGGATCATTATGATGGCCTTTCAAAATCGCTCTGGGGGCATAGGCACCAATATTGATGACCGCGACATCTAAAGCAGGAAAGTGATCTTTAAGTTGTTTAAAAATCTTTTCATCACCATAGCTGGTATCCCCTGTGAAATAGGCATTATAATGAGGAGACGATACAATAAACCCGCCCCATAACGCATCGTTGCGATCATAAATACCCCGTGCAGACCAATGATAGGCTGGCCATAAAGTGATTTTTAATTGGTTATCTAAAAGTTTCTCTTCAAACCAATCCATGGTGTGAATGGTCATTACATTTGAAATATGCTTTTTTAAGACAATATCATTACCTAGAGGTGTAAAGAAAATAGGATCATATTTTTTATAAAGACGACGTAACGTACGAATATCCATATGGTCATAATGATTATGGGTAATCAGCACAGCATCAATAGGGGGGAGGTGTGAAAAAGGAACACCAGGTGGATTGACACGTTTTTTACCAATAAAAAATACAGGACCTATTCGCGGTGACCATACGGGATCGACAAGAATATTATACCCTTCGATTTGTAATAAAATACTGGCATGACCAATCATAGTCACTTTTAACTCTTTTTCTCGTTCTTTGGGATGGGCTTGAACAACATGAGGGGTTAACCCTGTCCAAGCATTGGTTATCATATGAAAATACCATTTAATCCCATCAAAGCTGTTGAGATATTTGATTTTCTCAGCTGTTGTCAGGTTCTGAAAATTATTTCCATTAAAATGGTCAGTGATGGGACCAGTATAGTATTTTTGCTTCATAATATTTCCTCTATAGCCCCTTGCGCTTTTATAATAAACATTCATACAATGTGAACAGGATCACCATTATATATTATATTTGAAATGCCAATTTTTAATCTTAAAAAAATATCATCACTGAGTTATCGATTTTTACAATATTACGAATATATTTTGGCAAAAGGATGTCTTTCTTTGTTGCGTTCTTTATCGCCTGAAAAAGCGTCTAATATCGGGGGTGTTATTTGTCGTTTGATTGGAATGAAATTACCTGTTTCAAAAGTCGCTGATAAAAATCTACAACTGGCAATGCCATATTTAACCTTTATAGAAAGAAAAAAGATCATCGCAGGGGCCTGGGAAAATCTTGGCAGAACGGTTGCAGAATTTCCGCACTTGGCGCGTTTAAAACA is a window encoding:
- a CDS encoding sulfate adenylyltransferase subunit 1, which translates into the protein MSSLQNKHTLKFLTAGSVDDGKSTLIGRLLLDSKAILADQLSGIQHKLADDESYDLAKLTDGLQAEREQGITIDVAYRYFTTPERKFIIADAPGHEQYTRNMVTAASSSDAAVILVDVTKINWEDKVVNLLPQTRRHTLLANLLKVPSILFAINKLDAIKDPDTAFINVKRTLEKFTQQANITITNIIPISALKGLNITARNADKHGNILCEKVYQGPSLLEALTALPSHVASDTQAFHFPVQFVQKLQEAHDGSSTQHGRRIFWGRIAAGGVKIGDELIVQPSGAKAKISKIFANALQGELQRASTGQSVGLILDQEIDVSRGDWLLAPSSPSAQKEAKATLAWLDDEPLVVGRAYWLKHGHRWIKTKIASINHHLNIHTLETEPAENLDKNSIGEVSLILQQPIPVLPYHDAKDVGAAILVDTATNRTAGAVLFK
- a CDS encoding 3-deoxy-D-manno-octulosonic acid transferase; protein product: MSSHQQFSTFLFTWKMIGAVLPPLLKPYLRHRCKKEKEIEGRLSERMGMASLPRKPGSLIHFHAASVGEVISIFPIVTELYKIDRQQNFLITTGTVTSFHIVQQHFSSDSELSEHIQHQFIPLDVPKWVDRFVSYWQPSLSVIVESELWPNLIDAFSKHSVPVALINARLSDRSFKTWYRFQKTAFSLLSKFKWIAARSLHDQYNFEQLGVKAAYLGDIKQIAPELSCDLQALNSLQELFKNKPTWLAASTHTMEEIVIAEAHKALKKTYPELITIIVPRHPERSTEVIEQIGRLPRRSLKQLPDEGGLWLCDTLGELGLFYRLCDIVFIGNSLNNTPKGGGHNPFEPAKLHCAIASGDKIYNFKEAYRLLEEAVTITPNIEALVAWVDEMLCNSQKREDYAQKALQIMDQQSLLAYDIASHLYSLKV
- a CDS encoding phosphoadenylyl-sulfate reductase codes for the protein MTPIELYSKKPSEFYERKLLETQEILQNAVAEYGPIVQATSLGVEDMVITDFIHRLGLPISIAMLDTKKLHQQTLDLKDQAESHYNLEIKTYYPDEDQVAEYVQKNGENGIFESVDLRKECCHIRKLVPLKALLKGHEAWITGLRKEQSNFRANLEVIEQENPSDATQPKVKINPLLDWTIGDIWRYVKENNVPYNPLHDQFYVSIGCEPCTRAIALGEDFRAGRWWWEQEGAKECGLHVHATSSLSNRPSK
- a CDS encoding lysophospholipid acyltransferase family protein; the protein is MISDFFKKNFIQNCLVVILRAYLKFALQTTRWQFEVESEAQLLLTCQGDEPALVLFWHECLVLSPRLWWWALPQNPFLKLYVLISRNTEGRLITQIVKPWGILAVKGSSSKNGQDKGGTAAFRELLKYIKAGHLVVITPDGPRGPRHHCHEGALKLALYSKRKIVPVGAYCHSIRLNTWDKLMIPLPFGKGKIVCGKPMRVTRENYDTIATEITNALNDMTSKAQK
- a CDS encoding MBL fold metallo-hydrolase, whose product is MKQKYYTGPITDHFNGNNFQNLTTAEKIKYLNSFDGIKWYFHMITNAWTGLTPHVVQAHPKEREKELKVTMIGHASILLQIEGYNILVDPVWSPRIGPVFFIGKKRVNPPGVPFSHLPPIDAVLITHNHYDHMDIRTLRRLYKKYDPIFFTPLGNDIVLKKHISNVMTIHTMDWFEEKLLDNQLKITLWPAYHWSARGIYDRNDALWGGFIVSSPHYNAYFTGDTSYGDEKIFKQLKDHFPALDVAVINIGAYAPRAILKGHHNDPEEAVKIFLDCGAKQALGIHWGTFQLSSEEAYEPVHTLYGVLRDRLLPVNQFIPMRPGQTWHPKSSVIQAKSADSAISNEPPKE
- the lpxK gene encoding tetraacyldisaccharide 4'-kinase is translated as MKAPSFWQKNPPTLMARALTPFSLITQWITKRRLSKLQWKASVPVICCGNLTVGGTGKTTIALELGKYFQLEYKIAFLTRGYKRKNRTTDPVLVNPTFHTVEDVGDEALLLAQHAPTWVAANRAESAQAAIQNGAELLIMDDGFQNPTLYQDMPLLVIDGATGFGNYKALPAGPLRESFDDGLSRAKACILIGDDQTNILKILPKNMLVFQSFLEMDQSIEEYSGKSVIAFAGIGRPDKFFDALIDNQLHLIEKKSFPDHHFYSSIELEQLLLLKHHYQIPLVTTPKDYVRLPSVFQSHVIPLGVHLKWQNQQTLPELQRILDAMFAQDA
- the cysW gene encoding sulfate ABC transporter permease subunit CysW; amino-acid sequence: MTPIRYKQTAFKRLFLLTLTWIVFGVIFIAPLSVILIEGLSKGLGFFWHTFANPIALSALKLTLFATIVSVILNVIFGVMAAWCVTKYDFVGKSLLTTLIDLPFSISPIIVGLIYTLLYGSQSILYPFLMEYNLQVIYAVPGIVLATIFVTFPFVARSLISLMQEQGTIEEEAARLLGASGWQIFWLVTFPNIRWALLHGVVMCTARAMGEFGAVSIISGHIEGLTNTLPLQIEILYNEYNATAAFSISIILLLMAIIVLFIRQWCERKITTINSKTGQ
- the cysD gene encoding sulfate adenylyltransferase subunit CysD; this translates as MTSHSPNLYTPLSDLEEESIFIMREVAGSFERPALLFSGGKDSCVMLRLAEKAFGQGQFPFPLLMIDTGHNFPEVVEFRDRRAKELDAKLIVRSVEDSMKRGTVRLSHPLESRNPHQSVTLLEAIEEFRFDALLGGARRDEEKARAKERIFSHRDSFGQWQPKAQRPELWNIFNTRILPDENFRVFPISNWTEFDVWKYIAQEEIPLPNLYYAHQRQVIPRKGLLVPVTDVTPVQEGETIETRTVRFRTVGDMTCTCPIESNAANANDIVKETAAVTISERGATRMDDQTSEASMEKRKLEGYF
- a CDS encoding sulfate/molybdate ABC transporter ATP-binding protein; this translates as MNIRIKELNKYFNQFHVLQNINLDIRKGELIALLGPSGCGKTSLLRIIAGLEQPSSGQIFFNDQDISNKDIRERRIGYMFQHFALFRHMTVLENISFGLRVKPKKERPSASDISAKAKHLLDMVQLSNLANRYPDELSGGQKQRVALARALVIDPSVLLLDEPFSALDTKVRRELRQWLSNLHHEIQLTSVFVTHDQEEAMEIADRVVIMNKGIIEQIGSPKEILDTPKNDFVYHFLGETNHFSVGEQNFQFRPHEVILSIHIEKAGYFEATALDIRPLGAVTKIILKPKDSDYPIEAQVPNTTRNLSSLKKGDIVYFRPIMDFEI
- a CDS encoding IS6 family transposase, whose protein sequence is MSIGIYSKLILRSKDDFKGRHFSGVMIIQAVNWYLRYCLSYRDIEELFLERGVSVDHSTLNRWVLRYAPLLEKRLRSYRKPHCGEVRIDETYIKVKGQWKYLYRAIDKNGTAIDFLLTAKRNIKAAQRFFIKAFKEEGLFAPTHIGTDKALPFPKTIQTMKNEYILPNHCVHETKKSLQQGIENDHFRVKRIIPKNGCFQSFHTARKTLKGYEAILWIKKGLGFKGKWTINEQIKLIQSIFGLNNNIPV